The following are encoded together in the Candidatus Tumulicola sp. genome:
- a CDS encoding OAM dimerization domain-containing protein: MTQGVKPYGDTMNDGKMQLSFTLPIEWNEAADEAARQLAVNMGLVDVQVVEGRKIATGFSFFVLYASTPHSVDVDNVKASPARAHAMSMEEVDAFVAENVGRKIRVAGACIGTDAHTVGIDAILNMKGYKGDYGLERYHWFEAFNLGSQVAAEDLVRFTKEKDVDAILASQIVTQKGSDVKNFTELVELLEAEGLRDRVVLVCGGPRVTGLLAAELGYDAGFGRGTLPSEVAAFIAVTLAERLRRSGSQLFA, translated from the coding sequence ATGACGCAGGGCGTGAAACCATACGGCGATACGATGAACGACGGCAAGATGCAACTGTCGTTTACGTTGCCGATCGAGTGGAACGAAGCCGCCGACGAAGCCGCGCGCCAACTGGCTGTAAACATGGGTCTGGTCGACGTGCAAGTCGTTGAAGGCCGGAAGATCGCTACGGGCTTTTCGTTTTTCGTCTTGTATGCGAGCACGCCGCACAGCGTCGACGTCGACAACGTGAAAGCGTCGCCGGCGCGCGCACATGCTATGTCGATGGAAGAAGTCGACGCGTTCGTGGCCGAGAACGTCGGCCGCAAGATTCGCGTGGCCGGCGCGTGCATCGGTACCGACGCGCACACCGTCGGCATCGATGCCATTCTCAACATGAAAGGCTACAAGGGCGATTATGGCCTCGAGCGGTATCATTGGTTCGAGGCGTTCAATCTGGGTAGCCAAGTCGCCGCAGAAGATCTGGTCCGGTTCACCAAAGAGAAGGACGTCGACGCGATCCTCGCGTCGCAGATCGTCACCCAGAAAGGCAGCGACGTCAAAAACTTCACCGAGTTGGTCGAACTGCTGGAGGCCGAAGGGCTACGCGACCGTGTCGTGTTGGTTTGCGGCGGTCCGCGCGTTACCGGGTTGCTCGCAGCCGAGCTCGGCTACGACGCCGGATTCGGTCGCGGTACGCTGCCGAGCGAAGTCGCAGCATTCATCGCAGTTACGTTGGCCGAGCGTCTTCGCCGCTCCGGCAGCCAGTTATTCGCATAA